A region from the Enterobacter roggenkampii genome encodes:
- the rlmF gene encoding 23S rRNA (adenine(1618)-N(6))-methyltransferase RlmF produces MTSQKPGLHPRNRHRSRYDMNALCLSCPPLKDYIVQTPAGEPSVNFADPQAVKMLNKALLAHYYGVANWDIPEGFLCPPVPGRADYLHHLADLLAEDRDGIIPQQATVLDIGTGANLIYPLIGAHEYHWRFTGSEIGAEAFASAQAIINANPGLSRAIRLRRQKEAASIFNGIIHKNETYDATMCNPPFHDSAAAARAGSERKRRNLGQAEDAALNFGGQQQELWCEGGEVAFILRMIAESKQFGRQVKWFTTLVSRGDNLPPLYRALTEAGAAKVVKKEMAQGQKQSRFIAWSFMDDNKRRK; encoded by the coding sequence ATGACTTCCCAAAAGCCGGGATTGCACCCACGAAACCGCCACCGCAGCCGCTACGACATGAATGCGTTATGCCTGAGCTGCCCGCCGTTAAAGGACTATATTGTCCAGACCCCCGCGGGTGAACCTTCGGTCAACTTTGCTGACCCCCAGGCGGTTAAAATGTTGAACAAAGCGCTGCTCGCACATTACTACGGTGTGGCGAACTGGGATATTCCGGAAGGCTTTCTCTGCCCACCCGTTCCGGGCCGCGCGGATTACCTTCATCACCTTGCCGATCTTCTGGCTGAAGACCGTGATGGCATTATTCCTCAGCAGGCGACCGTGCTGGATATCGGCACCGGGGCGAACCTGATTTACCCGCTGATCGGCGCGCATGAGTATCACTGGCGCTTTACCGGAAGCGAAATCGGTGCCGAGGCCTTCGCCAGCGCCCAGGCGATTATCAACGCGAACCCGGGATTAAGCCGCGCCATTCGCCTGCGTCGTCAGAAAGAGGCCGCCTCAATCTTCAACGGCATTATCCATAAAAATGAAACCTATGACGCCACGATGTGCAACCCGCCGTTCCACGATTCGGCGGCAGCGGCCCGCGCGGGCAGCGAGCGCAAGCGCCGCAACCTGGGTCAGGCTGAAGACGCCGCGCTGAACTTCGGCGGTCAGCAGCAGGAGCTGTGGTGTGAAGGCGGCGAAGTGGCCTTTATCCTGCGCATGATTGCGGAAAGCAAACAGTTTGGCCGTCAGGTGAAGTGGTTTACGACGCTGGTTTCCCGCGGAGATAACCTGCCGCCACTTTACCGCGCGCTCACCGAAGCGGGCGCGGCGAAAGTAGTGAAAAAAGAGATGGCGCAGGGCCAGAAGCAAAGCCGCTTTATCGCCTGGTCATTTATGGACGATAACAAACGCCGCAAATAG
- the mcbA gene encoding DUF1471 family periplasmic protein McbA, whose amino-acid sequence MKKYLTLVVIAAALTTASFSAMAVQSLTQSTDTSQLQPAGTVSVSRASNLDDLQNKLAEKARQEGAKGFVVNSAGGDNHMYGTATIYK is encoded by the coding sequence ATGAAAAAGTACCTGACCCTTGTTGTTATCGCCGCCGCCCTGACGACCGCGTCATTTTCTGCGATGGCCGTTCAGTCGCTGACCCAGAGTACCGACACCAGCCAGCTTCAGCCTGCAGGCACCGTCTCCGTAAGCCGCGCAAGTAACCTGGACGATCTGCAGAATAAACTGGCGGAAAAAGCCCGCCAGGAAGGTGCAAAAGGCTTCGTGGTGAATTCCGCTGGCGGAGATAACCATATGTACGGCACAGCGACCATCTATAAATAA
- the ybiJ gene encoding DUF1471 family protein YbiJ has translation MKTIKYAVAAVALSALSFGAFAVEPVSSAQAQNMNKVGVVSADGATTLDGLEAKLAEKAAAAGASGYTITSANGNNKLSGTAVIYK, from the coding sequence ATGAAAACCATCAAATATGCTGTAGCTGCTGTTGCCCTGTCCGCTCTGTCTTTCGGCGCTTTCGCCGTAGAGCCAGTCTCTTCTGCTCAGGCACAGAACATGAACAAAGTCGGTGTGGTGAGTGCTGATGGCGCGACCACCCTGGACGGTCTGGAAGCCAAACTGGCTGAGAAAGCGGCTGCTGCCGGTGCAAGCGGATACACCATTACCTCCGCTAACGGCAATAACAAGCTGAGCGGTACCGCGGTTATCTACAAATAA
- a CDS encoding DksA/TraR family C4-type zinc finger protein, whose translation MASGWANDDAVNEQINSTIEDAVARARGEIPRGESLEECEECGEPIPEARRKAIPGVRLCITCQQNKDSKNASHSGYNRRGSKDSQLR comes from the coding sequence ATGGCTTCCGGTTGGGCGAATGATGACGCCGTAAACGAACAGATCAACAGTACGATTGAAGATGCGGTTGCGCGCGCTCGCGGTGAAATCCCGCGCGGCGAAAGCCTGGAGGAGTGCGAAGAGTGTGGAGAACCGATCCCGGAGGCGCGGCGAAAAGCCATTCCAGGGGTAAGGTTATGCATCACCTGCCAGCAGAATAAAGATTCAAAAAATGCTTCACATTCAGGTTATAATCGCAGAGGTTCGAAAGACAGCCAGTTACGTTGA
- a CDS encoding fimbria/pilus outer membrane usher protein: protein MYSHKKPFTCRFSSLLVILFGLAMAIFTHQVMADDYFNPALLDIDNPQQGKTDLSVYEKGPGQAPGKYQVTVFINNNKIDTRDVTFTLQKDDQDNSTLQPCFTVDDLKSLGIKTQKYPQLKAKGQCADLHAIPAASATFRVRNQQLLLSIPQSALGQVPRGYIDPKEFDEGINAGLLNYSANASQSHARQPGEQDNSSQYVNLRPGLNIGAWRIRNYSTWNRSTTGNEEDQKFTSVYTYAQRDIVAMKSDLTVGQSSSPSDVFDSVPYTGVELKSDNDMLPDSEKGYAPIIRGTAHSNAQVVVRQNGYIIYQNTVAPGAFEINDLYPTGSSGDLQVTVKETDGSESHFVVPFASVPVLQREKNLRYSVTAGRYRSYDNDVEKTPFAQGSAIYGLPYGFTAYGGVQQSSHYQSQAAGVGKNMGDLGAFSIDVTRAKALLKKQQASKGQSWRVRYSKDIARSGTNFSLAGYRYNSKGFYTLEDTMESYTRSDDWSAPQQRRARTEATIDQTLPEGWGSVTLSMVKETYWSQSQNMTSMSVSYNNSWHGVSYSLSYSMNKNTQDSDEDGNEVTNDNQFSLSVSVPLDRWMHNTWATYNLNNTKDGTTQNIGLNGTALKEDNLNWNIQEGLSSTGSGNSTSINADYKATYGEVSAGVSQDKYQQTVNVGLQGGVVAHANGITLSQPLGDTIALVKAPGTHGTHITNQTGVETDFRGYTVVPFVTAYRHNTIALDTETLPDNADVTHAAQIVTPTRGAVVRASFNTRVGNRVLMTLTQKGKPLPFGATVTTEDKDSEFIVGNDGQTYLSGLPQQGHLNVSWGQGANEHCVADYALTDEKEKTSIINAAAQCH from the coding sequence ATGTACAGCCATAAAAAGCCGTTCACCTGCCGATTTTCGTCATTGCTGGTCATTCTTTTTGGCCTGGCGATGGCGATCTTTACGCATCAGGTTATGGCTGATGATTATTTTAACCCTGCCCTGCTGGATATTGATAATCCCCAGCAGGGAAAAACCGATTTATCCGTCTATGAAAAAGGCCCAGGCCAGGCGCCGGGTAAATATCAGGTTACGGTGTTTATCAATAATAATAAAATTGATACCCGCGATGTCACCTTTACGCTGCAGAAAGACGATCAGGACAACAGCACGCTGCAACCTTGCTTTACCGTGGACGATTTAAAAAGCCTCGGGATCAAAACCCAAAAATATCCGCAGCTGAAAGCCAAAGGCCAGTGCGCCGATTTACACGCCATCCCTGCGGCATCCGCGACCTTCCGCGTTCGCAACCAGCAACTGCTGCTGAGCATTCCCCAGTCGGCGCTCGGTCAGGTGCCTCGCGGCTACATTGACCCAAAAGAGTTTGACGAAGGAATTAACGCGGGCCTGCTTAACTACAGTGCAAATGCCAGCCAAAGCCATGCGCGCCAGCCGGGTGAACAGGATAACAGCAGCCAGTACGTTAACCTGCGTCCGGGTTTGAACATTGGCGCATGGCGCATTCGCAACTATTCCACCTGGAATCGCAGCACCACGGGTAATGAGGAGGACCAAAAATTCACCTCCGTATATACCTACGCGCAACGCGATATTGTGGCGATGAAAAGCGACCTCACCGTCGGCCAGAGTTCCTCGCCTTCCGACGTTTTTGACAGCGTACCCTACACCGGCGTGGAGCTGAAATCCGATAACGACATGCTGCCGGACAGTGAAAAAGGCTACGCCCCCATTATTCGCGGCACCGCCCACAGTAACGCGCAGGTGGTGGTACGCCAGAACGGTTACATCATTTATCAGAACACGGTCGCCCCCGGCGCGTTCGAAATTAACGATCTCTACCCCACCGGCAGCAGCGGCGATCTCCAGGTCACCGTGAAAGAGACCGACGGCAGCGAAAGCCATTTCGTCGTGCCGTTTGCCTCCGTGCCGGTATTGCAGCGTGAAAAAAATCTGCGCTACAGCGTGACTGCCGGACGCTACCGTTCTTATGACAACGACGTCGAGAAGACCCCGTTTGCCCAGGGCAGCGCCATCTACGGTTTACCCTACGGTTTCACCGCCTACGGTGGCGTGCAGCAGAGCAGCCATTACCAGTCTCAGGCGGCTGGCGTCGGGAAAAACATGGGCGATTTAGGCGCCTTTTCCATTGACGTGACCCGCGCAAAGGCCCTGTTGAAAAAACAGCAGGCCAGCAAAGGCCAGTCGTGGCGCGTGCGCTATAGCAAAGACATCGCCCGGTCAGGCACCAACTTCTCGCTGGCCGGCTATCGCTACAACAGCAAAGGGTTTTACACCCTTGAAGACACCATGGAGTCATATACCCGCTCCGACGACTGGTCTGCACCGCAGCAGCGCCGCGCCCGAACCGAAGCCACCATCGACCAGACGCTGCCGGAAGGCTGGGGATCCGTCACCCTGAGCATGGTGAAAGAGACGTACTGGAGTCAGAGCCAGAACATGACCTCGATGAGCGTCAGCTACAACAATAGCTGGCACGGGGTGAGCTACAGCCTCAGCTACAGCATGAACAAAAACACCCAGGACAGCGATGAAGACGGTAACGAGGTGACAAACGACAACCAGTTCTCGCTGAGCGTCTCGGTGCCGCTGGACCGCTGGATGCATAACACCTGGGCCACCTACAACCTGAACAACACCAAAGACGGCACGACGCAGAACATCGGCCTGAACGGCACGGCGCTGAAAGAGGACAACCTGAACTGGAACATCCAGGAAGGGCTGAGCAGCACCGGCAGCGGTAACTCCACCAGCATCAACGCCGATTATAAAGCGACCTATGGTGAAGTGAGCGCAGGCGTCAGTCAGGATAAATATCAGCAGACCGTGAACGTCGGTTTGCAGGGCGGCGTGGTTGCCCATGCGAACGGAATAACCCTGAGCCAGCCGCTCGGTGACACCATCGCGCTGGTGAAAGCGCCGGGCACGCACGGAACCCATATCACAAACCAGACGGGCGTCGAGACCGACTTCCGCGGCTACACCGTCGTGCCGTTTGTTACCGCGTATCGCCACAACACCATCGCGCTGGATACCGAAACGCTACCGGACAACGCCGACGTCACCCACGCGGCGCAGATCGTGACGCCAACCCGCGGGGCCGTGGTGCGCGCCAGCTTTAACACCCGCGTGGGTAACCGCGTCCTGATGACGCTTACGCAAAAGGGTAAACCGCTGCCCTTCGGCGCAACGGTCACCACCGAGGATAAGGACAGCGAATTTATTGTCGGGAATGACGGCCAGACCTACCTCTCTGGTCTGCCGCAGCAAGGGCATCTCAACGTTTCCTGGGGACAGGGGGCGAACGAGCACTGCGTCGCTGACTATGCGCTAACGGATGAGAAAGAGAAAACCAGCATCATTAACGCTGCCGCGCAGTGTCACTGA
- a CDS encoding molecular chaperone — MRHGYLLSTLLLVAATAHAGVIINGTRLVYQGDKKESSLGLSNPDATDYLVQSWVDSGGKNLAKAPFLITPPLFRLDAKEDNVLRVVRTGGNLPEDRESLYWLNIKAIPSSKQVEGVNTLQIAINTRIKLLYRPSAVKGRPEDVADKLEWRREGNELVVNNPTPFYMNFQAVTLNGQKVTKATWAVPKTETHFAIPGNVRGSNVTYSIITDYGSISHTWSKSVH; from the coding sequence ATGCGCCACGGTTATTTACTGAGCACGCTTTTACTGGTAGCCGCCACTGCACATGCGGGCGTCATTATTAATGGCACCCGTCTGGTCTACCAGGGAGATAAAAAGGAATCATCTCTTGGTCTTTCAAATCCAGATGCGACGGATTATCTGGTGCAGTCCTGGGTTGATTCCGGCGGCAAAAACCTGGCCAAAGCCCCGTTCCTCATCACCCCGCCGCTTTTCCGTCTGGATGCCAAAGAAGATAACGTTCTGCGCGTGGTACGTACGGGCGGAAATTTGCCTGAAGACAGGGAATCCCTGTACTGGTTGAATATTAAAGCGATCCCTTCCTCAAAGCAGGTGGAAGGCGTGAATACGCTGCAAATTGCGATTAATACCCGTATTAAATTGCTGTATCGCCCGTCTGCGGTAAAAGGCAGACCAGAAGACGTGGCCGATAAGCTTGAATGGCGTCGCGAAGGTAACGAGCTGGTGGTGAATAACCCCACGCCGTTTTATATGAATTTCCAGGCGGTCACCCTGAATGGTCAGAAAGTGACGAAAGCGACCTGGGCCGTTCCAAAAACAGAAACGCATTTTGCCATACCGGGTAATGTCAGAGGCTCGAACGTGACGTATTCCATTATTACTGATTACGGCAGCATCAGCCATACCTGGTCGAAATCCGTTCATTAA
- the ybiB gene encoding DNA-binding protein YbiB — MDYRKIIKEVGRGKNHARDLDHETARALYTRMLDGEVPDLEMGGILIALRIKGEGEAEMRGFYEAMQAQTLRLTPPVAKPMPIVIPSYNGARKQANLTPLLAILLHKLGFPVVVHGVSEDPTRVLTETIFGMLGIEPTRHAGQAQAKLDGHQPVYIPVGALCPPLEKQLDMRWRMGVRNSAHTLAKLATPFAEDAALRLSSVSHPEYVGRVGKFFEEIGGRALLMHGTEGEVYANPLRCPQLMLIDSAGTRAVLARGEENTNVILPEAKDPHTTAHWIEQCLAGNVPVPQSIKLQMACCLLATGEVDTIEAGLKRVDAAF, encoded by the coding sequence GTGGATTATCGCAAGATTATCAAAGAGGTAGGCAGGGGCAAAAACCACGCCCGCGATCTGGACCATGAAACTGCTCGCGCCCTGTATACCCGAATGCTCGATGGCGAGGTACCTGACCTGGAGATGGGCGGCATCCTGATTGCGCTGCGTATCAAAGGCGAAGGCGAAGCGGAGATGCGCGGTTTTTACGAGGCGATGCAGGCGCAAACGCTGCGCCTGACGCCGCCGGTGGCAAAACCGATGCCGATTGTCATCCCGAGCTATAACGGCGCGCGCAAGCAGGCAAACCTCACTCCGCTGCTGGCGATCTTACTGCATAAGCTGGGGTTCCCGGTGGTGGTTCACGGGGTCAGCGAAGATCCCACCCGCGTGTTGACGGAGACCATTTTCGGCATGCTGGGGATTGAGCCAACGCGTCATGCAGGACAGGCGCAGGCGAAGCTGGATGGCCATCAGCCGGTTTACATCCCCGTCGGAGCCCTGTGCCCGCCGCTGGAAAAGCAGCTGGATATGCGCTGGCGCATGGGCGTGCGCAACAGCGCCCACACCCTGGCGAAGCTGGCGACGCCGTTTGCAGAAGATGCCGCATTGCGCCTTTCCAGCGTATCGCACCCGGAATACGTGGGGCGTGTCGGGAAATTTTTTGAGGAGATTGGCGGCAGGGCGCTGCTGATGCACGGTACAGAAGGTGAGGTGTATGCCAATCCACTCCGCTGCCCTCAGCTGATGCTGATCGATTCTGCCGGTACGCGCGCTGTTCTGGCGCGCGGGGAAGAGAATACGAACGTCATTCTCCCTGAAGCGAAAGACCCGCACACCACCGCGCACTGGATTGAACAGTGCCTCGCCGGAAACGTGCCTGTGCCGCAGTCCATTAAGCTGCAGATGGCCTGCTGCCTGCTGGCAACCGGGGAAGTTGATACGATCGAGGCCGGTCTCAAACGCGTGGACGCGGCGTTTTAG
- a CDS encoding fimbrial protein, whose amino-acid sequence MNKVALGLIIAAAVGCSASTFAATNGEGQINFTGEIIDSACQVVNGLSNPLNVQLGKVSKTVFTGAGSTSTLTKFDIQLTNCPDTVTSAAINFGGTPDANNNATLALTPDSDAATGVAIQLVDASEQPVSLYTPSQQYQLTSGTAVNDLEFGARYIQTGAAITAGPANSVSTFTVIYN is encoded by the coding sequence ATGAACAAGGTTGCTTTAGGTTTAATCATCGCCGCAGCGGTGGGATGTTCTGCATCCACGTTTGCGGCAACAAACGGTGAAGGTCAGATCAATTTCACCGGTGAAATTATCGATTCTGCTTGTCAGGTCGTGAATGGATTAAGTAATCCATTAAATGTTCAGCTGGGAAAAGTGTCTAAAACGGTATTTACCGGCGCTGGCTCTACCAGCACATTAACGAAGTTTGATATTCAGTTAACGAATTGTCCTGACACGGTCACCTCCGCAGCCATTAATTTCGGCGGTACGCCAGATGCGAATAACAACGCTACGCTGGCCTTAACGCCAGATAGCGATGCGGCGACCGGTGTGGCGATTCAGCTGGTTGATGCCTCAGAGCAGCCTGTCAGCCTGTATACGCCATCGCAGCAGTATCAATTAACCTCCGGTACGGCGGTTAACGATCTGGAATTTGGTGCCCGTTATATCCAAACCGGCGCTGCGATCACCGCAGGCCCTGCTAACTCTGTATCGACCTTCACCGTTATTTATAACTGA